Genomic segment of Streptomyces sp. NA02950:
GCGGTGCACGGCCGAGGGTTTCTGCTCGCCGCGCGGGAGGGGCGGACACGTGTCGTGGAAGCGGAAGAGGGCGTCGGCGGTGGCGACGAGATGCCGGACCAGCCGGTCGGGCGCCCGGTGGCGGGCGGCGGCCTCGATGGTACGGGGGAAGTCGCCGAGGAGGGCGAGGAGGGCGATCTCGGCGGGGTGGCCGTAGGAGGCCCCGTCCAAGGTCCCGTCGGTCCCGTCGGTCCCGTCCGGCTGTGCCTCGACTCCGAGGTCGTGGGCATTGCGCAGCACGGCCCGGACCCGCGCGTGGGCGTACCGGACCCGGAAGAGGGGGTTGGCCTCGCGCTGGCAGAGGAGCCGCTCGGGATCGAGGTCGGGGAGGTCGTGGGCGGCGGGCCGCAGCAGGGCCCAGCGGGCGGCGTCGGGGCCGAGCCGGATGAGGAGCCCGTCGGCGGAGACACCGGCGGCGCGGACGGCGAGCGCCTCCCCGCCGGGGCCGTCCGCTTCCGCCTCCCCGCCACAGGCGGTGACGAGCCCGCGGACGACATGGGCGACGAGGGCGGCGCGTACCTCGCCCACGGCGGTCCCGGAGGCGAACCGGACCCGCTCCCCGGCCATTCCGTCCCCGCGCCCGTAGTCGCGCCCCTGGGCGAGGACGGTGTCCACGAGGTGCCCGTGGGAGGTGGCGTCGAGGGTGATGTTCAGGAACCCGGGGTCGGCGATGTCGACGCGCGCGATCCCGGGCGTACGGACCAGCCGCCGCCGCAGTATCTCGGCGATCCGCAGCGCACCGCCGCCGGACACCCCCTCGGCCCGGGCGAGCTGGAGGGCGACGTTGGTGGCGTAATCGCCGCAGCCGGGCCGCGGCGGAGTCCGCACCTTCACCCGCTCCGGCACGGTGACGCACAGCTCGTCGTCCTCGACGGCACGACGCACGGTGTGCAGCACAGTGCGGGAGAGCTGGGCGGGAGTCACGGGACAAGCGTATGGGAGGAGGGGGGTGCCCCCGCGAACCGGTTTCGTCCTTCGGACGCCGGGCCGGTGAAGAACGGCCCGCGCCCGAGGCATCCACCGGCGGCCGGTGGCTGTCTGCCAGC
This window contains:
- the nrtL gene encoding ArgS-related anticodon-binding protein NrtL is translated as MTPAQLSRTVLHTVRRAVEDDELCVTVPERVKVRTPPRPGCGDYATNVALQLARAEGVSGGGALRIAEILRRRLVRTPGIARVDIADPGFLNITLDATSHGHLVDTVLAQGRDYGRGDGMAGERVRFASGTAVGEVRAALVAHVVRGLVTACGGEAEADGPGGEALAVRAAGVSADGLLIRLGPDAARWALLRPAAHDLPDLDPERLLCQREANPLFRVRYAHARVRAVLRNAHDLGVEAQPDGTDGTDGTLDGASYGHPAEIALLALLGDFPRTIEAAARHRAPDRLVRHLVATADALFRFHDTCPPLPRGEQKPSAVHRSRTALAEAAGTVLANGLHLLGMTAPEHL